The following coding sequences are from one Acomys russatus chromosome 16, mAcoRus1.1, whole genome shotgun sequence window:
- the Omg gene encoding oligodendrocyte-myelin glycoprotein, producing MALMEYQILKMSSCLFILLFLTPGILCICPLQCICTERHRHVDCSGRNLTTLPPGLQENIIHLNLSYNHFTDLHNQLTQYTNLRTLDISNNRLESLPAQLPRSLWNMSAANNNIKLLDKSDTAYQWNLKYLDVSKNMLEKVVLIKNTLRSLEVLNLSSNKLWTVPTNMPSKLHIVDLSNNSLTQILPGTLINLTSLTHLYLHNNKFTFIPDQSFDQLLQLQEITLDNNRWSCDHKQNITYLLTWMMETKAHVIGTPCSKQVSSLKEESMYPTPPGFTSSLFTLSGMQTVDTINSLSMGTQPKVTKTPKHYRGKETTFGVTLSKGTTFTSTDRALAPYPEDTSTEMTNSHEAAAATLTIHLQDGTISNTSLISATKSSPTPMTLSITSGMPNNFSEMPQQSTTLNLRREENNCKCKDSATFCG from the exons ATG GCTTTGATGGAATATCAGATATTGAAAATGTCTTCCTGCCTGttcatccttctgtttctcacgCCTGGTATTTTATGCATTTGTCCTCTCCAATGTATATGCACAGAGAGGCACAGGCATGtggactgttcaggcagaaactTGACTACATTACCGCCTGGACTGCAAGAGAACATTATACATTTAAACCTGTCTTATAACCACTTTACTGACCTGCATAACCAGTTAACCCAATATACCAATCTGAGGACCCTGGATATTTCAAACAACAGGCTTGAAAGTCTGCCTGCTCAGTTACCTCGGTCTCTCTGGAACATGTCTGCTGCTAACAACAACATTAAACTTCTTGACAAATCTGATACTGCTTATCAGTGGAACCTTAAATACCTGGATGTTTCTAAGAACATGTTAGAAAAGGTTGTTCTCATTAAAAATACACTAAGAAGTCTTGAGGTTCTCAACCTCAGCAGTAACAAACTTTGGACAGTTCCAACAAACATGCCTTCCAAACTACACATTGTGGACCTGTCTAATAACTCACTGACACAAATCCTTCCAGGGACATTAATAAACCTGACAAGTCTCACACATCTTTACCTGCACAACAATAAATTCACATTCATTCCAGATCAGTCTTTTGACCAACTCTTGCAGCTGCAAGAGATAACTCTTGATAATAACAGGTGGTCGTGTGACCATAAACAAAACATTACTTACTTATTGACGTGGATGATGGAAACAAAAGCCCATGTGATAGGGACTCCTTGTTCTAAGCAGGTATCTTCTCTGAAGGAAGAGAGCATGTACCCCACACCTCCTGGATTTACCTCAAGCTTATTCACTCTCAGTGGGATGCAGACAGTGGACACCATTAACTCTCTGAGTATGGGAACTCAACCCAAAGTgaccaaaacacccaaacactATCGAGGAAAGGAAACAACATTTGGTGTCACACTGAGCAAGGGTACCACTTTTACTAGCACTGATAGGGCTCTGGCGCCCTACCCAGAAGACACATCCACAGAAATGACCAATTCACATGAAGCAGCAGCTGCAACTCTAACTATTCACCTCCAGGATGGAACGATTTCAAACACAAGCCTCATTAGTGCAACAAAATCATCCCCGACACCCATGACCCTGAGCATCACTAGTGGCATGCCAAATAATTTCTCCGAAATGCCTCAACAAAGCACAACCCTTAACTTACGGAGGGAAGAAAACAACTGCAAATGTAAAGACTCAGCTACCTTCTGTGGCTAG